The Clupea harengus chromosome 5, Ch_v2.0.2, whole genome shotgun sequence genomic sequence gtgatgcaaggcaacttcgcgttaatatttccatgcactagcgctcccttctggcacgcgcacctgttcgcaattcactgaatctcgcgctcccttctggcatgcgcacctgttcgcagttcactgaatatgaatacctacacccccccccaaaaaaacatttctcatcgaatctacacgattcacgtaggtcacctattttggtttcaaaacggcgaatttcgccgaaaggtgagggattttcatgcctgcaggatgtagatgtccattctattccactatggctattttaacgcgatttatttattcacttacatttgcagtgttcgtgtacattcacgtttacatttagtcatttagcagacgcttttgtccaaagcgacgtaggtacaagggagagaacagtcaagctacgagcaatagagacctagtgtaacaataaatactactttacataagaaatggaaaaaacaaaatagaaaataaaaaagaagtgcaggtatgtaactgctgtaagtgcaagttaagcactagtcgaagtgccagttaggaagggatgtgctctctgaagagttgggtcttcaaaagcttcttaaaggtagagagggacgcccctgctctggtagtgctaggcagttcgttccaccactgtggaactacaaatgaaaatagtctggattgccgtacttgcacagacggcagtgccaaacgacgctcactacacgagcgcagcattctggtgtagtccttttatttattttatgacatcacggtgcctcgtagaatcatgactatacatgtgaaacgtaattgttaatgatacaaatattctcgtatgtattattattataattattttaatccgaggatgtctgtagagttgatgtgaacaaaatcaccaacgatttctcacaaattcattaacactttcCGAACTcaaaatagcagtcgtaactcggccagagttttcttgAATGCGATTCCGCCGACtcggccgagttacgactgctatttcgagttcggaaagtcttctgaagttcggaacaaatcccagatgagaaaacttttatgaatgccaaatgttttcctaaatccagttcagaagaaattccttcttaaattcttctcaactgcgttcgagaatgaggcccattgttctgctgtgtatgtgtaacctgcgttgtgtagactgcactgcactgaagTCGAACTCACCACCTCAGACATGGAAGGTGGGCATACTAGCAACTACCCATTGGTCGCAAGCAAATCTCTTAAAGTCTCTGGGTGTGAGGTTAACTCACTGTTCCTGCGGctacactcccccccccccaaacctgtTTCTTTCCCAAATCTTTCTTAGTAAGCATTCACAAATATTACTTAATTCAGTTTATTATacatacctttgtgtgtgtgtgtgtgtttgtgtgtgagagagatggaaagtacAGGTAGGATTGTGGAGGGTTGTCAGTTTCAGTGTCGTCTGAAACTACAACCCACAGCGCAAAGGAGGTTCCTATTATTAACTTGCATGTACATCTTATCTTGCAAGACACAATGATTGACTTGGCAGTGGCATACAGCAAATGTACTGTGACCTAAATGAGAAGTGTCTATGTTATGGTGATGTCCAGTGTGGGAGCCCTAAACAACAGCCACATGTCACCAGACTCTCCACAGTGTGCCATCCCAAAATACTTACAATATATTTAGATTTATTAAATTAAACTTGCATAtgagcagaggtgtaaagtaacgaattacatttactcacgttactgtaattgagtcgtttttttttgtactttgtaatttttaagtagtttttgaaatcggtaattttacttttacttaagtagattttgactgaagtattgtactccgctacattggaaattacatccgttactgagtaaaaaaaaaaaaaacatagttcaaggtgggaatcgcgcacgacaattctcgctgcagtggtggatgctgcatagagtggatgatggagtcgatgcaaggcaccggtgccgagtcacgagagatagagatggaggaagatgatagtgcggactgcCAACAAGCTGCGGTCAACCaacaccgaactttccgccagttgaaattaaagaagatgaagaaaacccgtggccacatctcagcaagcagtttgccttccagcgtaaaagaggcaacagctatataatgctgtgtaaactgtgcccaacccgccagtcagaactttctgcttataaaaattaagtatttgtccctttccattagtagttcagacagcatttttgtcgtttagttagctttgctccattaagcaaaatatgcgtttcatggcactagtagcctcattttggctagcacttgtaaccgccctgagtatgctaacgtcgacagccgtcatccaatagactaataataattccattcctgtcttccattcgtttcaggtcatagcattattatgttcagtctctcatattgtgttaaagactgcagatcagtcatcagcaatgaaatacacctcataaactgatattaggctaatcatttggctggctcccatgccttgaaacagagcaACGTGAATGcgcatcgttgtcagacagttggacaagtcaatgtgtatgtcgttatctggaatttatcacgatgtttagtcagataagtatggagttagatttgtttcataattcacaaacaaacgaaacgcgattcaaacaaacgaaacgcgagtcacaaacaaacaaaacgcgattcaaacgaacgaaacgcgattcacaaatgtatttcatgattcacaaatgtattttgtgattcacaaataaattaccccatgacatttgtttgcaacctgacgaacacgagttacaaatccctgcattcgtctgtgtggatttttggaactttcctaacgcgtttagattcacaaatgcattttttctaaaagatattctatgcagcctatcagatctcttccaattttagccaatcacattatagtgtctatgtggactacaaaccacccgtcatGGTTATGGACATTGTCCGAGATCACGAGCAATGGCATCTGTTAGCTGCCCActaaatgttagtgaaatatagcttgttaatcttatttaaccgattatcatacatggttgaatattcttgagaatggcaggatccatgtttagtcattttaagtgtttcctaggctaacgtttagcaagctagGCCTTGCTAACATGGACAGAGCTACGCTTGCTGCATATGTTTGCTCTCTCGCCACATCTTACATGGTTAAATTGTGTGGcatgtcaaaataataaaattgtgtGGCAGTAGCTTGGTAGTTAAGCATTGGTAGCTAGAAATAGGTAATTTCATGCCCAGTGTAAATTATAGCAGACATCTGAATGCTGGGATGGTCCATTCATACGAATTTAGGCTAATATTCCGTAGAATTCTGAAGcaccttatgtgtgtctgtgcactgtgtatTTATTACCTTCCCATAGCCTGTCTCACCCTAGTATTGTCGGTATTGGCGGCATTAGGTATGGTAGGGGCCATAGTTACAGCCCTAACTATGCTTTCTGCTGCTCGGCTCTCTGGCATTGGGGAAATATTCTTAGCTAGGGCTTGCACAAGAACATGTGCTGCTGCCTCCACTTGACTTGACAGCCcctgttttggaaaaaaaatcgtTTTACTGATCTGTTCACTAAAGTCCCATGTAAGATGTTACCTGGCTAGAAAGCAAACTAATTCAGCAAgcgtagctctatccatgttagcaagGCCAATGTTATGTTAGACATtgactagctagcttgctaaacgttagcctatggaacacttaaaatgactaagcatggatcctgccattctcaagaatattcaaccacgtatgataatcggtttaataagattaacaagctatatttcactaacatttggtGAGCAGCTACCAGATGCCATTGCTCGTGATCTCGGACAATGTCCATAACCatgacgggtggtttgtagtccacatagacactataatgtgattggctaaaattggaagagatctgataggctgcagagaatatcttttagaaaaaatgcatttgtgaatctaaacgcgttaggaaagttccaaaaatccacacagacgaatgcagggatttgtaactcgtgttcgtcaggttgcaaacaaatgtcatggggtcatttatttgtgaatcacaaaatacatttgtgaatcatgaaatacatttgtgaatcgcgtttcgttcgtttgaatcgcgttttgtttgtttgtgactcgcgtttcgtttgtttgtgaattatgaaacaaatctaactccatagataagtggtggctttgcaacgtgcaggtctttcatgttcatgctcaggggtctcggttagcaagaattgaggattatgaattgtgatgcatgtagaaatagaaaataatgctataattctgtatatatactgtaggtctgtcatcttaAGTTGCTaattatagctatttctgtgttatgatgcactcttgatggcagctcaatacttaattgtcagaaatgttgtttgtcattctacaggtctagtctatgtcagacaacaccttgaccagatgttggaggctggagcaagtcggacaacattcatcagatgaagatgatttattttcctcaatgaagtccaaaaggtcagaaggtacaggggagttagaagggtacctagcctgtgtctcagtcaatatggatctgctgaacgcctttcagaatatcaaaaaactgtcccggaaactcaatactggcctacctgcctcggccgcctgcgagcgactcttcagctgtgctggattgctgttcaatgcaaagcgagCCCAGATGAACTCTAcccaccttgaaaatcagctgctgctcaaactcaacaagaagtttgtagactaatgttctaaaggtggacataagtaaagtaaccaaagtttacagtggggcagcggcagcggcattttaacttttttattttagctgtcatgtggttcatgtccttccaaaagttcttaaatgttgtgttgacatgtttaatgtttaacatgtttaatgtcattgcacctaTATTCCTAAAGgttctcctttaattaaaaataagtaTTGGATGTATGactccttgtccttttttgcactatataggagcggcccccatcaagttgttgaaagtaactaagtaacttttacttaaagtacattttaaattaactactttttacttttacttgagtagatttttagatgggtaattttacttgtacttaagtaaaatttcatcaaagtaattgtacttttacttgagtacaacatttcagtactttttacacctctgcatatgAGTGAGCTTCCTCAACAGACCTACAGCCTACAGGAAGTTCTATTTGTAAGGGTATTTGTAATTAGAAATTGCTCTAGCAGAATTGCCATGGAGAGCCTCAAGGTGCTCTACACAGTACTGGAGGTGCTGATCGCTGTGGCATGTTGCCTTGGTAACCTGATGGTGATCTGGgcagtgtgtacgtgtggtgCCATGCGTCGGCAGCCCACCTTCTGCTTCATCGTCTCTCTGGCCGTAGCCGACTTCCTGGTGGGGGCAGTACAAATACCGGTGGCGGTTCTGATAGACGACCGGGTCAAAACCTCATTCAACAGCTGCCTGTTCctcagttgtgtgtttatggttctGACTCAAGCTTCTGTCCATTCCTTGTTGGCTATCACCCTGGACCGGTTCCTGCGTGTCTACATCCCACTGAGGTaaggtttgagagagagagagagatttgactgTTCTTGTGAGAGTAGCGCATGTTAACTGTGTCGTTTGATCCTCCATAACAGGTATAAGAGCACTGTGACACAGATTCGCTCCTGGTCTGTAGTGGGAGCCTGCTGGGTCTCTGCAAGTATTTTAGGCTTCGTTCCCATGTTTGGATGGTATCGCCAAGACACTCTAGCACAGATGGAGGATTCTAACTCCACAACCATCACTTGTACGTTTCTGGCAGTGATGCCAATGTCCTATCTGGTCAACTTCACATTCCTCACCTGCATACTGCCACCCATGCTACTGATGCTGGTGTTGTACCTCTGCATCTTCATGAGGATCCACCAGCAGctgagaggaggtggggtgagTGGCAGTGGGTCTCATTCCTACTACCATAAGGAGTGGAGTCTGGCTCGATCCCTACTTCTTATCCTGGTGCTGTTTGCGGTCTGCTTGCTACCTCTGCGCTTCATGAACGTTGCCTCTTTGTATGGGCCGCCATTAACAGTTCCCCATCAAGCTTACTATGTTGGCATTCTGCTCCTTCATGCACACTCAGCTGTTAACCCTGTTGTGTATGCACTGAAGATCCACAGCATTAAATCTGCTTTCAAGACGATGTGGGGAAGGTACATGCTTTGCAAAGAGGACCAAGAGACTACAAGGAGCAGCCAGACCACAGGAAATATCAACTACATCACCACCAACAGAAATGAGCCAAATATCTCCATCAACATCTCCAAATAACTCCATCTTAGTGAAACAAAAAGACATCACATATCATTGTGAAAAATATAGTGTGAAATTAATTTATTAAGTTAATACTTCAGATACCATTTGGCACTATTTCACAGAATGCGGAAGTTACTCTGCACAAAATATAATTCACGCTTACATTACTTTTAACACCGAGGGTTATTTACAATCTTAAGTGGCATTTCATTGCTCTTTTTACATGCTAAGGAGTTGAATTTTTCACACTTTCTTGGTATCATTTCACATTCACTATTAGGGGATGGCTTTTTGCGAAACAGCTTTTTGAATGCAGATCAGTCTGTCTATTCATATGTGCAATTGAATCACTGACATTATCATGGCACATCACAAGTCTGCCACTGCTGTTTTCAGAGTATTCTCCCTCTATAAGGTCCTAGAATTAATTTGACATGGATTATACAAAACTGCAGATTAGCGACTCCACTCAAGAATAGCCATCAGATTTGATCAATTTAACCTGCTTCACCACACCCCACATATTGCTAAGAGCTGACTGCACATTTTAGGATGCAGTCTGATGTGgtgtgaaaatagaaaaagaaacaagCATCAAGCAGTTAGAAGTTGCAGAAGTTGCACAGGTCTGtcttcttgtgtttgtgttcatgtgtgtgtttatcaaataaataaatacacaagtGTAGATACGGAGCTACCAAATGTGTAGGTCTTAAAGGGTAAAACTATTAACTAATTTATAATGTTTATGTGTCACACATTTAGATAGACACCATCAGTACCTCTGCTATTCCAGACACAGGATCCTGAGAGCCaggattaaaaagaaaaacactcccATTTTCTCAGAATACAATGATACATCcttgtgtttcatcacagttcagtctTTTACTGCCACAATACCAGGCTGTATCAtggcattaaaaacaaaacacaatatgcTAGCATGGCATcaaacagcatcacacaccaACAAGAGAAAGTTTCCATTCCACTTAAAGAAGGCCATGCTACCTGTGTTACCTACCTTTGACATGTGGTACAAATACCAACAACTAGTTTGCTAAGTGAAATATTTTGGTGATTATATCTAGCGACGCTGTTCTGAtgagtttgtgtattttttcagAGGTTCTGGCCGACAGGTAATAAATTACCAGTACAGCGACTTTGAAACAAGTCGAACTCGCAACCTCCGACATGGAAGGTGGGcttgctagcaaggaggctaaaacacATTGGTCACAAGCATGTCTCTTAAGGTCTCtgtgagtgaggtttactcactgttCCTCATCCTTTTAATGAGCTTGTTTGTGACCTGGTGTACATACAAACAAAGCATTCAAAAACAAAGGGTATTTTGTTGTTGTAAGCAGTTTGATTGTTTTCTATGTATAAGGTAGAAAAATTCTATTTTTTGCACAACAAATTAAATGTACTTCAACACATTTTTGTAGAGAAATCTTTCTAGGTGAGCATTCACAAATTTCACTtaattgtgtgagagagagatggaaagtacATGTAGGATTGTGGAGGGTTGTCAGTTTCAGTGTCGTCTGAAACTATAACCTACAGCGCAAAGGAAGTTCCTATTATTAACTCGCATGTACGTCTTATCTTGCAAGACACAATGATTGACTCGCCATTTGGCTGTGTTCTATGTATACTGCCCTGCTTGCACAATTCAATTTTTTGCACAGCTAATTAAATGTACTTCAACACATTTTTCTAGAGAAAGAAGAAATCTTTCTAAGTAAGCATTTACAAATATCACTTAATTCAGTTCATTATACAtacctttgtgtgtgagagagatggaaagtacATGTAGGATTGTGGAGGGTTGTCAGTTTCAGTGTCCTCTGAAACTACAACCCACACCACAAAGGAAGTTCCTATTATGAACTTGCATGTACGTTTCATCTTGCAAGAGACAACGATCACTTGGCAGTGGCATACAGCAAATGTAATGTGACCTAAATGAGAAGTGTCTATGTTATGGTGATGTCAAGTGTGGGAGCCCTAAACAACAGCCACATGTCACCAGACTCCCCACAGTGTGCCATCCCAAAATACTTACAATATATTTAGATTTACTAAAGTAAACTTACAAATAAAGTTGTAATCTTGCAGAATCGTGCAAATAACACATGGCATGTGtgaaggttttctttttttgtcaggaAATGGATGCATATGTGTGAGCCTCCTCAGCAAAGCTCTAGCCTCTTTTTTAAAAGGAAGTTCATCTAAGGGTTTCCTTTTTCAGCATTCATGATTTGAACTTGTGGTTCATTTACCAGAGTGATCAACCACAGTACAGAGGTGCTCTATTAATGAGGGTTTCATTTAGGGTATTTGTAATTAGAAATTGTTCTAGCAGAATTGCCATGGATAGCCTCAAGATGCTCTGGAGGTGCTGATCGCTGTGGCATGTTGCCTTGGCAACCTGCTGGTGATCTGGGCAGTGTGGACGTGTGGTGGCATGCGGCGGCAGCCGACTTTCCGATTCATCGTCTCTCTGGCCGCAGCCGACTTTCTGGTGGGGGCAGTGGCCACGCCATTGCAAGTTCTAGCGGACAGCCGGGTCCAGATGTCTTTCTATGGCTGCCTCACCCTCTGCTGTGTGGTGATATTCCTAACTCAGGTGTCGGTGTTCTCCCAGCTGGCACTGGCGTTTGATCGTTTCCTGCGTGTAATCATCCCCTTGAGGTAATATTGGCAGATGTGTCTTTGATGTGCAGATGAGCATGACACCATGTCAGTGGGTAGTAATGATGCTAACGAGGGGATACCACCAATTAAACATGGTTCAGGTTGTTAACATTGTAGTTTATTACAGTCTGATGTCAGACAAAGGAAACAGGCACTTAGGGATGTTCAGAGACACTACTAccttatatttgtatttgtgcgATACATaacattatttgtatttgtaaatcaGATGTGAGTCAGTGTCCTATCAGAAGAGAGAACACTACAAAACATTTATAAAAGTTTCTGTATTACACTGTCATTTACTGTGGCTGTAGTAAAGCACACCACGCCTCGTGCCTGCCtactgaggagagaggaagaggaggagaggacaagcAAAGAAAGTTTCTTTGAAACAAATAAGAATgagaaacaacagaaaactgaaaactttTACATCTGGATACAAATAATAATCAATGTATTTGGATGTTGTCCATTATTTTTACCTTTCCGAATAATTTAGGCCTATCTATATTCGGCTACATCCTAGGCACAGGGACACCAAAGCTATAGCCTAAGCTAAAAACCCACAGAAGCTGCTAGCATCTGTCACTAGTATGTCTTTTAAAGGTTCTATATGTAAGAATTGTCCTTAAAAATGGGGAAGAAATAGTGACTTAATGTGTAGAAATCTTGAAAACACCTATGTAGTGTCTTGCTGGGACGTCTaataaagttagcatgctaaccatcTAGCATTGGTCCAGCCTCTCGCGTAATACCACATTGTACCTCTAGAGGCGATAGTGAGTCACTGATTCCAAAACAGCCCAAAAGGGTGGCTCTAGACGTAAGCCCACACCGAAAATAATGGTGGTTAATTTGCATTCTTGTGCATTACCCTGACAGGTACAAAACCAGGATTACCCTTCATCGCTGCTGGTGGGTGGTGGCTGCATGCTGGCTAATGGCTGCTACAGTTGGCTTCACTCCCCTCATGGGCTGGAACAACCACACCAGCATGTCTCAGAGCAACCGGTCCGAGTGCCAGTTCCTGAACGTCATGTCCATGTCCTTCCTGGTCTACTTCAGCTTGTACACCTGCTTCCTCCTCCCCATGCTAATCATGACCATAGTCTACTGCTGCATCTTCATCCTTATCCAGCGCCAGCTGAGAAGCACCAGCACCGTAGTGTCCCACTCCTACTACCACAAGGAGCGGAACCTGGCCCGCTCCCTCgttctggtgttggtgttgttcGCCGTCTGCTGGCTCCCGATCCAGTTAATGAACATGGCTACTTTTTACGGGACAAAGTTCACAGTTCCCCGCCCGGCCCTTTATGTGGGCATCCTACTCTCTCAGGCAAACTCAGCCATTAACCCTGTCTTATACGCCCTGAAGATCCAGCACATACGAGCTGCCTCGAAGACGATATGGAGGAGGTTCTTTCGGTGCAAAGATGAACCACAAAGCAGCCAGACATCAGGAAGTGATAACAGCAGCAACCCCAGGAAAACTAGAGATGAAAACTACACTAAAAGTGTTGAAACAACAGAGCAAGGCCTataatttgttttattgtttaataTTTTTCAAATCTGATTAATTTGGTGTATAGAATAATGTATAGTGtggaactctcacacacattagcTACATAGATGCAATCATAAAAATCCATAGATAAGCACCTCATTCTTTTTTTACGATTCACAATTTTGATTGGTCAACAGACAAGTGCCAAAGATAACAAGGCCAAACTATTTACTACAGGGAAAGTAAGCTCATGAAATCATATGTTCGTAAAACAAGCATCCTACCGGTTTTTCTTCAATTTCTGAGACTATTGTTCCAGCACAATATTCCCAGAAGTAATGGTATGGGATTTTGCTTAATTAATTCTGGCTGTAGAGCGTTCTAGTAACACGATGCACTTTATTTTGAATGTGCAATGTCTAAGGACAGTCTCctatttaaagcagcactaaggagttttgtttgaaaactagcaatctaactgaaaaggcaaaaaccttacaaacaccaacagcagcacagttggcactgataaaaggcttgctagcatgctaactcgtgtcttttggtgatataaCATGAACATTAATTTGATGATGTTACTAGTTGCTAAATTGTTGTATACTATGTCTTTAACATGCTTCTTGCTATGGTTTTAATTTCTAATTCTGATCTGAGGGTCAGCTATGCTTCCTTCAAATGTTTCAGTCAACATAATATGTGTAAACAATGACTGTAtagagttggtgtgtgtaaaCGTCACTGTGCATTGTTTGTTGCAAGATTGATTTAAGGTggattttaaataaatgaagtGACACTTAGTGGTTTGTAAAGACGAATGGTAATTGTACCTTTTCACTATGACATCACAGCTCCCCGCATCTGTATGTTTGATagattaaatcaaatcaaaccatGCGTTTGAAACCTCCCAGGACATTTATACATTACTGACCTCTGCCTCTAGAGGGAGCTTTTGCTCTACCAAAACATGAAAGGGTATCGCAATAAACTTtcgtctcactcactcattcacaatACCCAACATAGGAAGTGTTTCAAATAATATTTACGTGACATTTGTATTCATAGTTTGCATGATAATATTCTATATGGCCTATAATCTACATGACAATATTCTATATGGCCTATAATCTATATGGTCTGTGCTTTAGGAAGTGACACTAGCACACTGTCAGTGAACGTTTTGTGTTTTGACACCTCCACACATTTTCGGTGTCTTGAGCCCACTTTGTAggtgtgacctttgacctgatgAAATCACCACAGCTGTCTGGGGTAGGAGTGGGgcatctcatctctctgtctggggTTGGAGTGGGGCATCTCATCTCTCTGGGGTTGGAGTGGGGCATCTCATCGCTCCAtcggcacacacgcacacacacacacacaccacagctgtcTGGGGTAGGAGTGGGGCATCTCAtctatcacacgcacacacacacaccacagctgtcTGGGGTTGGAGTGGGgcatctcatctctccatcgGGTGTTTGGGGTAGGAGTGGGGCATCTCATCGCTCCATCGGGTGTTTTGTTATTAACCTCGTTTGTTCCCCACCAGTGGTGAACGAGCCCACCTGCTTTCACATCAGGGCCCAAAGACCTGATCACAGGGCATCGTGCAGCCAATCAGGGAGTGTGTCCAGAGGGGAGAGGCTGTAAGATGAACACCATGGCAGAAAGGGTGTACACAGTGTATTGAATTAGACAGCTCTGTTTCGTAACGCTTCTCCCATTAACCAAGAACCGGCCACATCGGCACTGAGCTTGCTAACTAGTCttaccacagccacacacagacacacacaatgggatTATTGTCACTGGATCATTTGCCTGTGCTTATGCTTTTGAAaccgcatacacacaaacagacaaacatggcttgtccataagggcgattggggcgacgcactgcctaggggaaaaggaaaaaaaaaaatcctgatgtataaacgca encodes the following:
- the LOC105907358 gene encoding adenosine receptor A1-like, which encodes MESLKVLYTVLEVLIAVACCLGNLMVIWAVCTCGAMRRQPTFCFIVSLAVADFLVGAVQIPVAVLIDDRVKTSFNSCLFLSCVFMVLTQASVHSLLAITLDRFLRVYIPLRYKSTVTQIRSWSVVGACWVSASILGFVPMFGWYRQDTLAQMEDSNSTTITCTFLAVMPMSYLVNFTFLTCILPPMLLMLVLYLCIFMRIHQQLRGGGVSGSGSHSYYHKEWSLARSLLLILVLFAVCLLPLRFMNVASLYGPPLTVPHQAYYVGILLLHAHSAVNPVVYALKIHSIKSAFKTMWGRYMLCKEDQETTRSSQTTGNINYITTNRNEPNISINISK
- the LOC105907367 gene encoding adenosine receptor A1-like, whose protein sequence is MSLKVSPQDALEVLIAVACCLGNLLVIWAVWTCGGMRRQPTFRFIVSLAAADFLVGAVATPLQVLADSRVQMSFYGCLTLCCVVIFLTQVSVFSQLALAFDRFLRVIIPLRYKTRITLHRCWWVVAACWLMAATVGFTPLMGWNNHTSMSQSNRSECQFLNVMSMSFLVYFSLYTCFLLPMLIMTIVYCCIFILIQRQLRSTSTVVSHSYYHKERNLARSLVLVLVLFAVCWLPIQLMNMATFYGTKFTVPRPALYVGILLSQANSAINPVLYALKIQHIRAASKTIWRRFFRCKDEPQSSQTSGSDNSSNPRKTRDENYTKSVETTEQGL